The Sesamum indicum cultivar Zhongzhi No. 13 linkage group LG6, S_indicum_v1.0, whole genome shotgun sequence genomic interval GAAGTTGTTATTGAAAGCCAGGAGTTAAACAAAAACAGAACCATAGGTGAGTTTGTGCAATACTTGTCAATGGGtaccccatatatatatgaaaaaatgcaGTGTACCCCTGTGATATGGGTAATGTGCATGATACTCtctgtgatataaaaaataccaaattatctccatgtgaaaattttattgtagcAATTAGATCCCTGCGAGTCCAGGGTGTGGCACATGTGCCAATGTTGCGGCTGGGGGGGTGCATatttatgttgtattttgataattcTGCCCCTCCTTCATCAAATATCCCTGCGAGTCCAGGGTGTGGCACATGTGCCAATGTTGCGGCTGGGGGGTTGCATatttatgttgtattttgataattcTGCCCCTCCTTCATCAAATGAAAGAGGTTAAATGCAAAATATCCCCCCTGTGTTAGTGAATaaagagcaaattatccccttgcattttttcccaaTAAAAGTACAGCAGCTTGCTCATCTATTGTTACAATTTCTCCTTCTTCCACTTGTTTCTCGCagttttttctccaaaaatagagaaaatatcAAGGTCATCTTCCTcatttcaaaaaaacaaatcaagacaaaACATACAATCACTAGATTTGAGATTTCCAACTACGCCTTTATGTAGGTGCAATTTGAAGGCCAAAATTAGAGTAGTGGAGTCACAAATAAAACCCTTGAAAGGTAAGTCATATTATTGTTGCAGATATCAAGTTTGTAGATTTTTTCGTTGATTAAAGCCCGAAAGAGCTGCGTGGGCACCTAATGGGTTTCctctaaaatttcatgttgAAGTACACAGTGGTGAAGAATTTTTTCGTGGCTTTGATGAACAGTTCGATTCAAGTGATGGTAAGGAAGTAGTGTCAAACTTGCAAACTAGCTATTGGTGTTAACGTCAAAGAAGAAACATTTGTTAGAAATGTCAGTTTTTGAATTAGTGTTAGCAATGTTCTTTTTGTGTTAgtgtttgttttgttgttaGAATGAAGACAATGTAAACTAAACTTATAAAACGCTAAtgtttaagtattttaaattttttggcatttttgtGACTGAATTCTTGAAgcttaaatttcataaatagaagctgaaaatgtacaaaaaaactaaacacaaatactaaataaaattgacaaaaacataaaattgaattccatTAGAAAGGACTGAAAcctgatattatttttactaatataatagGAAAGAAAGGGCGGTAGATGATAATGAGAAAAGGCACCGCGTCTGGATGAGCGAAAGGTGTATTCCATGTAGTAGGGAATATCCCGAGTCTCATGTAAGACAACTAAATACACCTCGAGGCCGAGGAACTGAGGGACCTTCTCGAGCACAAGATAAGTAATTGAAAGATAGAGCTAGCCTATTTGTTATGGGGAATCAATGCTCCGAACGGAATAGAGCTTACCTACGGCACCTGGCTTTTTCCGGTGGATATTAGCTTAGCTGCACTTACGAGGCCGGTTTGGCTTCCTCTCTGGCGGCCACTTTCCTTACCTTACCCCCACTACACTCTCACTCTAAGCTACACCTGTTGAGCAAGATGCATTATGATTTCCTCTTCTGTGGACACATCAGAGTATGACCTGGGATGGGAAGAGAAAGATTTTTTTCTCTAGCGAGCTCTCTCCCGTAAAGCCAAAGACGCCCCAAGACAAGGTCAAACTGTTGGGAAGAGGATAGGGTCAATAGAACCTGGGTGGATACGGGCTGGGATAGTGGCGCCTATTCAACATCAGTTCTAAAAGGGTTCACTCATGCTGGAGGGAGCATCCCCACTTAGTGATTTGTCTACTAGTTCAGGCAAATCCGAAGAAGTTATCACGGACGAGCCACATGCGAGGAAACTTGCACATGTGGTTCTGGCCAGGCTTTCCTGAGGTATCTAATAACCTTGCTTCTGCTCGCCGCTGGCACACCTCTCAAAACTATTGCCTATTTATTCTGgaataatctttttatgagggacaattttacatatttttgcCAAATCCTTCTATTAGTAAGTACAACTGGTACCATTTCGATGTGTTTTGATTCTTCTGAACAAGAGAGGTTTGATGCTTTTGAATTCATTGTATTAATTCCACGTCCTACTCGTAGTATGCTCTTTATGATCTCGGCTTATGATTCAATTGCCATGTATTGAGCTTCAaagtttatgttttttatgtGATCGCagcataaaaaagaaagtctGAATTTTCCACAGAAGCCGGCTCTAAATATTTGATCTTAGGTGCATTTTCCTCTGGAATATTATTGTTTGGATACGATCGGACAACTACCGATGTCTATTAATATCTTTTCTTAGAATAttgttgttaaatatatatatctatctatatcgTAAACTATCGGATCGGGTTTAGATGTGAAACTTGTAGACCTTATTGGTTGTGATATTGATCTTAAGGGGGGAacgaaagaaaagaatatagaCTTGTAGAGACCCTCTTTGTAGTTGTCTATCTAAGGCGATCAATCAACATCTTTAGCCATAACCCTAAGGCTGTGTCTCGATCTCCTATGTGCAAAATCTAAGAGACTAGTTCCTATGGAGATTCCCCTTAGTCTAATTCCACGCCTTATGACGAAAGTGGAGTCGGCATGGCGTAAAGTGAAGATTGGAGAGTAGAGAAAATTCCCTTCTAGGGTATTCTGAAGGTGAAACCTAGGCAACGAAAAAGGGGTCCGATACTTCAACTAGAGGAGCGACCAGTTGGTTCACCAAACTCTGACCCAACGCCACAAGTTCTCCAGGTCTGAAGGCATCCAGTACCAACCACTGACTCCTCCCAGAATTGCATTATCGGAGCCGAGCCAGGAATGGCCGTTAGTGGGCACCCACCACTTTTCACGGTTAGAGAGGCCCTCTTTAATACATTAAGGAAAGATGTTCATAGGGGCCAGAACGAGTCGGTCATAGGAATTTAGACCACCTACATGCTGGTAAACCAAAACCACCTCGACCTGATCAGAGTAAACAATAATGACGAATCAGGCGTCCCCTTGCCTTGAAAGAATTTACATGCGGCCGCCAGCTTTCCCAAAATAAGGGGAGATCCGCTGCTTACTGCTCACGAAAACATCCAACCTATACGTCGTTCGCGTATCTTTCTGATCTCGTTTCGTTCTATTCATCAGATTTTTTGCTTTGACAACCAATTCAAGGTGAAAAATGGGGTTGACGGTGGTTATCTAAAAAGGGGGAGAGAGGAGAGCCTTGGGGTACGCTCACTTCTGCATAGTAAAACTATAAACTTTAAATAGATAAAGAAAATTCATCTTTGgttttatataagtttattactttttctacACAGTATTGGTAGTTAATCGATTGCACTGACAATAAAAATTGCTACACTACATATACTCCATTATAACATCTAACTACAAATtcaattatgaatttgaaatatatatttatcgaACTCCCAGTTGGTCCCATAAATTTCTTAGAGTAGAGGattaaatatgttgaattttctcaattttaggataatttcaaaaatctcataaaatataGGACCAAATTATTGTGTcgatcttttttaattttgggaccatttgaaaaattttgtaaaatagagaactaaaaatattgaccCTTATTTCCCTGGaaataaaagtacaatttttacCAGTTAATCCATTGCATTAGCAATGGAAATAGTAACAAAACTGTACTCTGGTGCAacttcatgaaaaataaaatcattatttaaattcatagcAAATCCCGcaactaattcataattaaaatattttattattttatttatttctaaatttatttctgCATGAAAAATCCGTAGCTAATTTGTTGTCTGAGCAATTAATGAACAGTTTATcgtaatatttttagtcattcGTTGTTTACAAACctcattttgtttgaatattgttaataaaaaaattgcgaAAACATCCATTATTAGTCCATCACTTAGCTACGGACTTAATTCCGttgtaatattattcgtaTTATATGTcttctgttttgttttttgtattgGTTTTTCGATTAATTACGATCACAAACAAATGAATGAAGTGCAAGaaagaataattttgaatCATAGGATTAATGAAGGGAGGTGGCTAAACGAGCAATAAGCAATGCCGCATATAAAAACGGTAGGAACGGGCAGAAGCCGACGGTATTCAaacacgtatatatatatgtacattcacATGTACTAGCATCCGGAAAACCATCGCAACCTTCATCATTAGacaaaatttatctttaagGTTGCGTTATGGTAAATCCCGGAGGTGGTCGCGGGACCGTCGAGGCATGCCTTGTTCTGGGCATCGCATGCTTGCTCGCGCTGAGCGGGGTCCGTTGCGACCAGCTCCTGCATCCCCCTCGTCGCTTAGGTGGTGAGGCAGTTTTTGATGTTACCAAATTCGGGGCTGTAGCCGATGGCTCAACAGACAGTGCGATTGTAAGATATACTGTTCCTCTTGAAAGAAACTACATGCAGGCTGCAGCATATGCATATGCGTTACTTTTTGAAAACCCTTTTTTTGGGGAGGGGGAATAAGCAATTAAATACTTTTGGTATGtcagaaaataattgaaaaaaaatgcaagtattcttttgtaatattgcaaatgagcaaattattctcttattcaaaaacaataatttacctATCTGTATTTGAAAAACGTAGCAATTtaagggaggtaaattatttaattttaaaaaatgaagggagataaatcattattatttttttcatagaggggtaatttttcatttgcaatatcacatgaaaacaaattgcattaaacccaaAACTAATATGCCCCTCCCAATTTTATGGtctaattgtatttttcgtcCTCTAATTATGCATGTCTGGCGTTTAAGTCCTTTCATATTGTTAGAGTTGCaaaatagttttataaattttcaatattcgTGAATTTAGGACATAATTTggtcaaaaaatttaaaatttgtcgCAAGTATTCTGCCTAGGCACATGAAATGATGCATGTTTTCTGAATTCGTTAAAATTGAGAATGTACAGGATTATTTTACAGTTCTAACaatataaataactaatataccaCACATTGATGATGAGAGGATGGCAAATGCAGTTAATTCGAactttatagaaaaaattatacgaGAGTTGAATATCTTTTTGAATAGAAAAATAGCAAACTGCTACactttgaaaaatgaagcaattatcTCTGTATCTAATTAAACCATTAATGGGAGATAATTTGCATCATTTTCTAAAGcacatgaaataatttactgaTTTTTTATAGGAGATTTTTAGCTTATTTTACATATCACataggataaattgcaatttaaccctttttctgaaaaatattatgctTATGGTTaaccaattaattatgttccccataaaaaaaaaaaaccaattaattatgttcccattccaaaaaaaaaaaaaaacaattaattatgttcatCGACAGGCGTTGATTAGGGCTTGGAAAGCAGCATGCAACTCTAATGGAGCAGCAAAGCTTTTGATCCCTCGTGGGGAATTCGCGGCAGGAGAGGTTTTATTCACGGGGCCCTGCATAGCTAAGAAACCTATCACCATCGAAATCCAAGGAAATCTGTTGGCGTACGAGGATCCCAGCGCCTACACAGGTGGCGCTTGGATAATGCTGGAAAAAGTCGACGGCGCCGTCCTAAAAGGCGGCGGAACCATCAACGGCCGCGGAAAGATGCTTTGGCAGTATGCGGAAACTAAAGACGGCCCTCCTCTTCCAGTCGTAAGTTCACCTACCTGTCTTCTTTCTCATTTAAATTCATCCGACAAGTTGagaaaaaaccaaaagaagAAGGTAATAACAATTTCTAAGCTGTCGGGTGTTGGTTTTTGTTGCATATTCGATCGCAGTCTTTCGTGTTCCAGACAGTACAAAACGCGCAAATGAGCAACCTGAATTTCGTGGACAGCATGGGTTTCCACGTCAAGGTTACGGACAGTAGCAATGTTGACattaaaaacatcaaaatccGGGCTCCCGGAAAGAGCCCGAACACCGACGGGATCCACTTGAGCAGTGCTATAAATGTTAACATTACTGACTCCATAATCGGGACAGGAGACGACTGCGTTTCCATCGGTCACGGCACCTATAACATTCTCGTCGCCAGAATTATCTGTGGCCCTGGACATGGCCTCAGGTACAGTACTGCTTCCATTTGCGCGCCTAGTTCGGAAAATGGCAATACCCTTATATCTACTACTTTGATTATCGGTCTAATTCTTGGTCTCAATCGTGTATTTGATGCCAGTGTCGGCAGCCTGGGGAAACGCCCGACCGAGACAAATCTGAAAGGACTGACCATAATCAACTGTACACTCGTTGGTACAACAAACGGTGCAAGAATCAAAACCTACCATGCATCTCCCCGGATCCAAGCAACCAGCATTCTTTTCCAAGATATCTTGATGGAAAGAGTTAAAAACCCGATCATCATCGATCAGCATTATGACTCAAAAAGAAGGCCAGAGgtgaaaacatataaatttacGTCTTAATTTCGTTTATTAAATTGTCGTTCGGATTCAAATCCTTCCAGCTCAATTGATTACTACGAAACTTGTTCACAGTTTGTGCATATTCTTGACGTTTTCGTGGTCTTGGAAATTTGTTTTGCCAGCAATCGAGTGTGAAGCTGAGTGACATTCACTTCAGAAACATAAGAGGAAGCACGATTTCAAAAGTTCCAGTGAAACTGAATTGCAGTTCCATGTTCCCTTGTCAAGGCGTTGAATTGGCGGACATCAATTTGACACCATTTGGTCCAATTGGCCCTCTCACATCTGCATGCTCCAATGCTAAGTTCTTCATTAGAGGAAAACTCAACCCTCCTGCCCCTGTCTGCAAATAGagtttcttttctaaaaaaatgcaagcaactcctGCCATTctgtaaatgaacaaattaatcctttatggaaaaaaaataataatttacatccctgtattttttaaaatgacgTAGTTTATCTTCCTAAAcagagagataaattgtttcattttaaaaaataataaggagtaaattgctccttttgtttttcataagGGATCATTCACAATATTacaggggtaaattgcattagaCCCGTTACCTTTCACTGCCATTCCTCTTCCAAATAGCATAATTCATGTTctcaaaaaatagaaaaagaaatttaacataatacatatgtatacctagaaaaattttgctttttcacattttttgttaacataattgatttaagGATGGCAATTGTGAGCCTCGGACAATG includes:
- the LOC105165213 gene encoding exopolygalacturonase clone GBGE184; protein product: MVNPGGGRGTVEACLVLGIACLLALSGVRCDQLLHPPRRLGGEAVFDVTKFGAVADGSTDSAIALIRAWKAACNSNGAAKLLIPRGEFAAGEVLFTGPCIAKKPITIEIQGNLLAYEDPSAYTGGAWIMLEKVDGAVLKGGGTINGRGKMLWQYAETKDGPPLPVSFVFQTVQNAQMSNLNFVDSMGFHVKVTDSSNVDIKNIKIRAPGKSPNTDGIHLSSAINVNITDSIIGTGDDCVSIGHGTYNILVARIICGPGHGLSVGSLGKRPTETNLKGLTIINCTLVGTTNGARIKTYHASPRIQATSILFQDILMERVKNPIIIDQHYDSKRRPEQSSVKLSDIHFRNIRGSTISKVPVKLNCSSMFPCQGVELADINLTPFGPIGPLTSACSNAKFFIRGKLNPPAPVCK